The following proteins come from a genomic window of Vallitaleaceae bacterium 9-2:
- a CDS encoding PTS sugar transporter subunit IIC, producing MSVVQALLIGVFAYLGSKRTPWVFGVTGGWQVIGKPLVAGMIVGIILGDLRSGILAGVAVQAMYIGMITPGGALPADVIFAGYIGIPLALASGGGADYAVALAVPLSMVGIGVFNFLMSINAAFPHWGDKYAAKGDEKGIARMNILGTVPTFILRFGIVAAVCYFGAPAAEAIIGALPESVLHFFKIAGRMLPAVGFALLLKQSVNKTWMIAFFLMGYVVMISTSITITALALFSIGIAFLFVMRTGHEQSVVSTSGELIEEDDCYED from the coding sequence ATGAGTGTAGTACAAGCTTTATTGATTGGGGTGTTCGCATATCTTGGTTCCAAGAGAACGCCTTGGGTTTTTGGGGTTACAGGTGGCTGGCAAGTTATTGGGAAGCCTCTTGTTGCAGGGATGATTGTCGGGATAATTTTGGGAGATCTTCGATCAGGAATCTTGGCAGGGGTTGCCGTCCAAGCGATGTATATCGGAATGATTACACCTGGGGGTGCATTACCGGCGGACGTGATTTTTGCAGGTTATATTGGTATTCCTTTGGCATTGGCCTCAGGAGGAGGCGCAGACTATGCGGTAGCGCTAGCTGTTCCATTAAGTATGGTTGGAATTGGGGTTTTTAACTTTCTTATGTCAATTAATGCGGCGTTTCCACATTGGGGAGATAAGTACGCAGCTAAAGGGGATGAAAAAGGAATTGCACGTATGAATATCCTAGGCACAGTGCCTACGTTCATCTTAAGATTTGGGATTGTTGCTGCAGTCTGTTACTTTGGCGCGCCGGCAGCAGAAGCTATTATTGGAGCGTTACCTGAATCTGTTCTTCATTTCTTCAAAATAGCCGGTCGTATGCTTCCGGCAGTCGGTTTTGCTCTTTTGCTAAAACAATCGGTTAACAAGACATGGATGATTGCATTTTTCTTGATGGGATATGTGGTCATGATTTCAACGTCGATTACGATTACAGCTCTTGCCCTCTTTTCTATTGGTATCGCATTTTTATTTGTCATGCGAACAGGACATGAGCAAAGCGTTGTTAGTACATCAGGTGAACTAATAGAGGAGGACGATTGTTATGAAGACTAA
- the agaF gene encoding PTS galactosamine/N-acetylgalactosamine transporter subunit IIA, whose amino-acid sequence MEIGIIITGHGKFATGIYESIKLIAGDQDNCHTIDFKQQMQVDELKALMKQRVEELSGCDRIIIFADLQGGSPFKTALELSYYDERICLIGGVNLPMLLECALTKDGVDDFDGYTDDLVASGRHGLAKLIITDDEMEED is encoded by the coding sequence ATGGAGATAGGAATAATCATAACGGGACACGGAAAATTTGCAACAGGAATCTATGAATCAATAAAACTTATAGCAGGCGATCAAGACAATTGTCATACGATAGATTTTAAGCAGCAGATGCAGGTAGATGAACTTAAAGCTTTGATGAAGCAAAGAGTTGAAGAGCTTAGCGGATGCGACAGGATAATTATTTTTGCTGATTTACAAGGGGGATCCCCCTTTAAGACAGCGCTTGAACTTAGTTACTATGATGAAAGGATTTGCCTCATCGGTGGTGTTAACTTGCCTATGTTATTAGAATGTGCCTTGACAAAAGACGGCGTCGATGATTTTGACGGGTACACCGATGATCTTGTTGCATCGGGGCGCCACGGTTTGGCAAAACTCATCATAACAGATGACGAGATGGAAGAGGATTAA
- a CDS encoding PTS sugar transporter subunit IIB, producing MAICAVRIDERLIHGQVATAWCKAVGATRIMIIDDDVVKDPLQKMALKSAVPVGMKLSLLTIEKAAENLKTDKYDGQNVFIVVKKPEVIEALVRQGVDIQEVIVGNMAAKEGSKVLYRTVSITVEDERAFKNLIHAGTLVHLQMVPKDKKVNIGELL from the coding sequence ATGGCAATATGTGCAGTAAGAATTGATGAACGGTTGATACATGGACAAGTGGCAACAGCATGGTGTAAGGCGGTTGGGGCAACACGTATTATGATTATTGATGATGACGTCGTCAAAGATCCGCTTCAAAAGATGGCATTAAAAAGTGCTGTACCTGTAGGTATGAAGTTGTCATTGTTGACGATTGAAAAAGCAGCGGAAAATTTAAAAACAGATAAATATGATGGACAAAATGTGTTTATAGTGGTTAAGAAGCCGGAAGTTATTGAAGCGTTGGTTCGCCAAGGCGTAGATATTCAAGAAGTCATTGTAGGTAATATGGCAGCAAAAGAAGGTTCCAAAGTCCTCTACCGCACAGTGAGTATTACTGTAGAAGACGAGAGGGCGTTTAAGAATTTAATTCATGCAGGGACGTTAGTTCACTTGCAAATGGTTCCTAAGGATAAAAAAGTGAACATCGGGGAACTATTATAA
- a CDS encoding sulfatase-like hydrolase/transferase — MKDIVLVMSDQHSFEACSLNERSSLNTTRLKTISETGINYVNAYTNAPLCVPSRMSFLTGKLPRHTKIFDNDSLLSSDVPTLAHALGARGYKTILVGRMHFKGIDQWHGFDERLVGDITSQYWGVKRRELYDYANTLKMQGCQDILGYGYSPVHDYDEQVYQEALNQLLIERDQPIFMVVGFYGPHFPYIGYEASYKNYMEAYNDEHYASEEALDQYAYLVQATNQDKRRKVKAGYYSMCQELEEKVWQIYKAFEKRLDKKDGTFVYTSDHGDQLGRRGLFGKKTFYEASIHIPLLIKPMNSQEGSVREDAVSLVDLSATLLNLADAHLPNIDGQDIMTHPKTKPVIIEQMYEKPLRYGQCIVHDQIKLLKIGRALRMFDSKTDQDISCDAPEYKEQYKAMEPFLLDDKKLLRQYEKHKREIDVLKQWGTIKQPKSESMVSFSNKIADKVRDGGK; from the coding sequence TTGAAAGATATTGTATTAGTTATGTCGGATCAGCACTCTTTTGAAGCGTGTTCTCTTAATGAAAGAAGTTCGCTTAACACAACACGCCTAAAAACGATTAGCGAAACAGGAATAAATTATGTCAACGCATACACCAATGCCCCTTTGTGTGTACCTTCGCGCATGTCGTTTTTGACCGGAAAGCTGCCAAGACATACGAAGATATTTGATAATGACAGCCTTTTATCAAGTGATGTACCCACTCTTGCTCATGCATTAGGAGCAAGAGGGTACAAAACGATTCTTGTCGGACGGATGCACTTTAAAGGTATTGATCAGTGGCACGGGTTTGATGAACGTCTTGTTGGAGATATAACATCCCAGTATTGGGGCGTGAAGCGCAGAGAACTTTATGATTACGCAAATACCCTGAAGATGCAGGGATGCCAAGACATCCTGGGATATGGATACTCACCGGTACACGATTATGATGAACAAGTATATCAAGAAGCGTTGAATCAGCTTTTAATAGAGCGTGACCAGCCCATCTTTATGGTGGTTGGATTTTATGGACCGCATTTTCCATATATCGGTTATGAAGCATCCTATAAAAACTATATGGAAGCGTATAATGATGAACACTATGCATCAGAAGAAGCCTTAGACCAGTATGCCTATTTAGTACAGGCAACGAATCAAGATAAGCGTAGAAAAGTTAAGGCGGGCTATTATTCTATGTGTCAAGAACTGGAAGAAAAAGTATGGCAGATATATAAAGCTTTTGAAAAACGGTTGGATAAAAAGGACGGAACCTTTGTCTACACATCGGATCATGGTGACCAACTTGGAAGAAGAGGTTTATTTGGTAAGAAGACATTTTATGAAGCGTCTATACACATCCCGCTTTTGATAAAACCTATGAACAGCCAGGAAGGGAGTGTGCGTGAAGATGCAGTATCTTTAGTTGACCTCTCAGCAACGCTCTTAAACCTTGCAGATGCCCATCTGCCAAATATTGACGGACAAGACATCATGACCCATCCAAAAACAAAGCCGGTGATTATTGAGCAGATGTATGAAAAGCCATTAAGATATGGACAGTGTATTGTTCATGACCAGATAAAACTATTAAAGATAGGTCGTGCACTACGGATGTTTGATAGCAAAACGGATCAAGATATATCCTGTGACGCACCGGAGTATAAAGAACAGTATAAAGCAATGGAACCTTTTTTACTTGATGATAAAAAGCTGTTAAGACAATATGAAAAACATAAGCGAGAGATTGATGTCCTAAAACAGTGGGGAACTATAAAACAACCCAAGTCAGAATCAATGGTTTCCTTTTCGAATAAAATTGCAGATAAGGTTAGAGACGGAGGCAAGTAA
- a CDS encoding sulfatase, with product MNILYIHTHDTGKVISPYGYNTPTPNMMCFAKEALKFNKAFCASPTCSPSRAALLSGMYPHQVGMLGLSQRGFEMDMSKHLVTYLKAQGFYTVLSGIQHEASWYLDHEKGAKMIGYDENLTTSIAGYKEEDFVLWDEKNALSAASWIHQHDGKQPFFLSYGMYATHRKYPSTIAKGIDPNYVKVPDNIMDNENTRLDYARYLTSLQWADENFGKVIQALKQKGIYEETIIIFTTDHGLANPYAKCNLNDQGTGVLLMIRDPKGRHNGQATDALTSHVDIFPTLCDILQMKKPTNLQGESMIEVLRGDQDNYREYVFEEINFHTSYEPCRAVRSKQYRYVVYYDDYLGMNLSNIDASLTKDEYLSAGIKDKKKYREALYDLRFDPLEKRNVIEDETYKKIAIAMKKALHNHMEQTNDYMLEGLIAIDPQWKVNKKECIEARNASDDEFVSIGR from the coding sequence ATGAATATTTTGTACATACATACACATGATACGGGTAAAGTGATTAGTCCTTATGGATATAATACTCCGACCCCGAATATGATGTGCTTTGCAAAAGAGGCACTAAAGTTTAACAAGGCGTTTTGTGCTTCGCCTACATGCTCTCCCAGTCGAGCAGCCCTCTTATCGGGAATGTATCCCCATCAAGTCGGCATGCTTGGGTTGTCGCAACGAGGCTTTGAGATGGATATGTCTAAGCATCTAGTCACCTATTTAAAGGCGCAAGGATTCTATACGGTGCTTAGTGGGATTCAGCATGAAGCGTCATGGTATCTAGACCATGAAAAAGGCGCTAAGATGATAGGGTATGATGAAAACTTAACGACAAGTATCGCAGGTTATAAAGAAGAAGACTTTGTCTTATGGGATGAAAAAAACGCATTATCAGCGGCGAGTTGGATTCATCAACATGATGGGAAACAGCCGTTTTTTCTTTCTTATGGTATGTATGCCACCCATCGAAAATACCCAAGTACCATAGCAAAAGGGATTGATCCAAATTATGTAAAAGTACCGGACAACATAATGGATAATGAAAATACACGATTAGATTATGCGAGATATTTAACCTCGCTCCAGTGGGCGGATGAAAACTTTGGAAAAGTTATTCAAGCGCTGAAGCAAAAAGGCATCTATGAAGAGACGATTATTATTTTTACGACTGACCACGGATTAGCCAATCCGTATGCAAAATGTAATCTCAATGACCAAGGCACAGGTGTGCTACTCATGATTCGAGATCCGAAGGGACGACATAACGGACAAGCGACGGATGCGCTTACTAGCCATGTGGATATTTTTCCCACGTTGTGTGACATCCTTCAAATGAAAAAACCGACAAATCTTCAAGGCGAGTCGATGATTGAAGTGCTTCGAGGGGATCAAGACAACTATAGAGAGTATGTTTTTGAAGAGATTAACTTTCATACGTCCTATGAACCTTGTAGAGCAGTTCGCTCCAAGCAATATCGTTATGTCGTCTATTATGATGACTACTTGGGGATGAATCTTTCTAATATCGATGCGTCGTTGACAAAGGATGAATACTTATCTGCAGGAATCAAAGATAAGAAAAAATACAGAGAAGCGTTATATGACCTCAGGTTTGATCCGCTGGAAAAAAGAAATGTGATTGAGGATGAAACCTACAAAAAGATAGCCATAGCAATGAAAAAAGCGTTGCACAATCATATGGAACAAACAAACGATTATATGTTAGAAGGGCTCATTGCAATAGACCCTCAATGGAAAGTCAATAAAAAAGAATGTATTGAAGCAAGAAATGCAAGTGACGATGAATTTGTAAGTATAGGGAGGTAG
- a CDS encoding GntR family transcriptional regulator → MEKKIAKYKIIENDLLNDIHNNKYLDGDLIPTELELSTKYQVSRVTVRRATDNLVAKGFLKRTAGLGTTVNLRPKTSSDLRVRGFNDQMKDLGKKVVSTVHTFNITSASPKKAQILGISEKDLIYYIERIRKADDKVYLFEISYISVDKFPELSIQYLQNSKYDFFRDVKNVTIDHQKHVVHPILSDDKISSILSIKKGTPIIMVENYTYCDDGTIIDFSHNYYNPDEYELCYIKSNT, encoded by the coding sequence ATGGAAAAGAAAATCGCAAAATACAAAATCATCGAAAACGACTTGCTCAATGACATACATAACAACAAGTATTTGGATGGAGATCTCATTCCTACAGAACTTGAACTTTCCACCAAGTATCAGGTAAGCCGCGTAACCGTAAGACGCGCAACAGATAACCTGGTTGCTAAAGGTTTTTTAAAACGCACTGCCGGTTTAGGAACAACCGTCAATCTTAGGCCTAAGACAAGTTCTGATTTACGGGTCAGAGGATTTAACGATCAAATGAAAGACCTAGGTAAGAAGGTGGTCTCAACGGTACATACCTTTAACATCACCTCAGCCAGCCCCAAAAAAGCGCAAATTCTTGGAATCTCTGAAAAGGATCTCATATATTACATCGAACGCATTCGAAAAGCCGATGACAAAGTGTATCTTTTTGAGATTTCATATATTTCTGTTGATAAGTTTCCTGAATTGTCAATACAATATCTACAAAATTCAAAGTATGATTTTTTTAGGGATGTCAAAAATGTAACTATCGATCATCAAAAGCATGTCGTTCATCCTATCCTTAGTGATGATAAAATCAGTAGCATTCTAAGCATTAAAAAAGGTACCCCTATCATCATGGTTGAAAATTACACCTATTGTGATGATGGCACCATTATTGATTTTTCACATAACTACTACAATCCAGATGAGTATGAACTATGCTATATTAAGTCAAACACTTAA
- a CDS encoding diguanylate cyclase gives MYKKVERRIIIASCFLIALFLIWQWSIAKLSADYDKVSEVINIAGRQRMLSQKIAKDVAMLRENLDVSVRDHYAVELHRSIQSLESEYLQLVEENQSAAIADMLEKFEPTRSIFISSAQDVLKNIGRITPASQETLLEARMKVFIYEDDFLAHMDTMVNQYVWEAGETFLWIKRLQVIFLNLMIICSVILLVYVFVPAHQTIREWYIEAQENNTNMVKLFHIMRNAMFMLSKEGKVVTRNERGDVLLERLGVSKSMEHIEELFKKSEVSWKQIYEQLLQEEDKGALEVTFGTIDPVIMEVSVSSGIYQRKEAILLNFYDVTEQKKIEETLTNLAVRDKLTGLYNRYHLETFIGTEIEQAERYDIDMSMLIVDLDHFKNINDHWGHPIGDQVLKHTADLLVQSCRKSDVIFRLGGEEFMVVLSHTDIKGAIEVAEKIRSAIEKSIHPIVGKYTVSVGVAQRKMGETFRHIYQRTDEALYFAKSSGRNCVKESTH, from the coding sequence ATGTATAAAAAAGTGGAAAGGCGAATTATTATTGCTTCATGTTTCTTGATTGCACTTTTTTTGATATGGCAATGGTCAATAGCAAAGTTAAGTGCAGATTATGACAAGGTTTCAGAGGTGATTAATATCGCAGGACGACAGCGTATGCTCAGTCAAAAGATTGCCAAAGATGTGGCGATGCTGAGAGAAAATCTTGATGTTAGTGTACGTGATCACTATGCAGTTGAATTACATCGATCAATACAGTCTCTTGAAAGTGAGTACTTGCAACTCGTTGAAGAAAACCAAAGCGCGGCAATAGCAGACATGCTTGAGAAGTTTGAACCTACCCGAAGTATTTTTATAAGCAGTGCACAGGATGTATTAAAAAACATTGGTCGAATCACACCGGCTTCTCAAGAAACATTGCTTGAAGCGCGGATGAAGGTGTTTATCTATGAAGATGACTTTTTAGCGCATATGGATACTATGGTTAATCAGTATGTCTGGGAGGCGGGAGAGACGTTTTTGTGGATTAAGAGACTACAGGTCATCTTTTTGAATTTAATGATTATATGTAGCGTTATCTTGCTGGTATATGTCTTTGTCCCAGCACATCAAACCATTCGAGAGTGGTACATTGAGGCCCAGGAGAATAACACCAATATGGTTAAGCTTTTTCACATTATGCGTAACGCCATGTTCATGTTATCAAAAGAGGGCAAAGTAGTTACACGTAATGAACGTGGGGATGTTTTACTTGAGCGCTTAGGCGTGAGTAAGTCGATGGAGCATATTGAAGAGCTTTTTAAGAAAAGCGAGGTTTCGTGGAAGCAGATATATGAACAGTTGCTTCAAGAAGAAGATAAGGGAGCCTTAGAAGTGACCTTTGGGACAATAGATCCGGTGATTATGGAAGTATCTGTCTCATCCGGCATTTATCAGCGAAAAGAGGCGATTTTGCTGAATTTTTATGATGTTACAGAACAGAAAAAGATTGAAGAGACGCTGACGAATTTGGCGGTACGAGATAAGTTGACAGGATTATACAATCGGTATCATCTTGAGACATTTATAGGGACAGAAATCGAACAGGCAGAACGCTATGATATTGATATGTCTATGCTAATAGTCGACCTAGACCATTTTAAAAACATTAATGACCATTGGGGACATCCCATCGGGGATCAAGTCCTAAAGCACACAGCGGATTTATTGGTGCAATCATGCCGAAAGTCGGATGTGATTTTTCGCCTAGGTGGTGAAGAGTTTATGGTGGTGCTTTCGCATACAGATATTAAAGGTGCCATAGAAGTTGCAGAGAAAATACGTAGTGCCATAGAAAAATCCATTCATCCGATTGTAGGCAAATACACGGTAAGTGTAGGTGTAGCACAGCGCAAGATGGGTGAGACCTTCCGCCATATATACCAACGTACAGATGAGGCTTTGTATTTTGCAAAAAGTAGTGGGCGCAACTGCGTCAAGGAATCGACACACTGA
- a CDS encoding Gfo/Idh/MocA family oxidoreductase, translated as MYTLGIIGYGGMADYHVKQLKKYKRLNVKGIYDVNPERGTVAKDNGLISYESKEALLTDKSIDIVLIATTNEVHKELSIEALRAGKHVICEKPVTMNSEELLEIMEVEKQTDKLFTINQNRRTNKDFVLMRRSIEQGLIGKPYVIESRVEGSRGMPKGWRTIKSLGGGMMLDWGVHLIDQLMHMIPEKVVDVYCKMYSIEYPEVDDNFRLVMTFESGLSAQVEVSTNNYITHPRWYVLGTQGTLQIDDWDCHGQIVRCIDKENTWEDEIVYTKAGPTKTMAPRRSESTETIKLSEPMDVTDSLTVVYDGLIDAIEGKAPLSVTSAQALEVMKVMEAAFFSHEQKCSIKL; from the coding sequence ATGTATACACTTGGAATTATTGGCTATGGTGGGATGGCAGACTACCATGTCAAACAATTAAAAAAATACAAACGTCTTAACGTTAAGGGCATTTATGATGTGAATCCAGAGCGTGGTACTGTTGCAAAAGACAATGGACTCATCTCTTATGAAAGTAAAGAAGCCTTGCTTACAGATAAATCAATCGATATCGTACTGATTGCGACGACCAATGAAGTTCACAAAGAATTATCGATTGAAGCACTTAGAGCAGGCAAACATGTCATTTGTGAAAAACCGGTGACCATGAATTCAGAAGAACTCTTGGAGATTATGGAAGTAGAAAAACAAACAGACAAACTCTTTACCATTAATCAAAATCGCCGAACCAATAAAGACTTTGTATTAATGCGCCGTAGTATTGAACAAGGACTTATTGGAAAGCCTTATGTGATTGAATCTCGTGTGGAGGGATCACGAGGTATGCCAAAAGGATGGCGTACGATTAAATCCCTTGGTGGTGGAATGATGCTTGATTGGGGTGTGCATTTAATTGACCAATTGATGCATATGATTCCTGAAAAGGTTGTTGATGTCTATTGTAAAATGTATAGCATCGAATACCCTGAAGTGGATGATAACTTCCGATTGGTGATGACGTTTGAAAGTGGACTTAGTGCACAAGTGGAAGTCTCAACCAATAATTATATAACGCATCCGCGTTGGTATGTTTTAGGAACACAAGGAACCCTTCAAATTGATGATTGGGATTGTCATGGTCAGATTGTTCGATGTATTGACAAAGAAAACACATGGGAAGATGAGATTGTCTATACTAAGGCAGGCCCGACAAAGACGATGGCGCCTAGGCGTAGTGAATCAACAGAGACAATTAAGCTAAGCGAGCCCATGGATGTTACTGACAGCCTGACGGTAGTTTATGATGGCTTGATTGATGCAATCGAAGGTAAAGCGCCACTTAGTGTAACTTCCGCTCAAGCGCTTGAAGTGATGAAAGTCATGGAAGCGGCGTTCTTTTCCCATGAACAGAAGTGCTCGATAAAATTGTAA
- a CDS encoding PTS system mannose/fructose/sorbose family transporter subunit IID yields MKTKVSVPRGEVRKAAVKWIFFSHCAQNFERMMGLAFCHTIAPILKRLYKGDDYIKALERHMQFFNTEPHLGSMIPGVVVALEESMANGEEMNEQTIISTKNALMGPFAGIGDSLIIGTYNPIILSIALGLAVDGSIVGPLFYILLWLGTMLPFRYSLFMKGYDLGGNAAKSLLGNKALTEKITMGLTIVGLIVIGGVASTTVQAPVSYVYTNGSMSIEVQALLDKIMPNLVPLLVTVAAWLLVAKKKMSGTKVMLIIVAFAAVMVALGIM; encoded by the coding sequence ATGAAGACTAAAGTGAGCGTACCTCGTGGTGAGGTCAGAAAAGCTGCGGTGAAGTGGATATTCTTTTCCCATTGTGCACAGAACTTTGAGCGAATGATGGGATTGGCGTTTTGCCATACGATTGCACCTATTTTAAAGCGATTATACAAAGGTGATGACTATATCAAGGCGTTAGAGCGCCATATGCAGTTTTTTAATACGGAACCTCATCTTGGCAGTATGATTCCGGGGGTTGTTGTTGCCCTTGAAGAATCCATGGCGAATGGGGAAGAGATGAATGAGCAAACAATTATCAGTACCAAAAACGCACTGATGGGTCCGTTTGCAGGTATTGGGGATTCACTCATCATAGGGACATATAATCCGATTATCTTAAGTATTGCCCTAGGACTTGCTGTGGATGGCTCTATTGTCGGACCGTTATTTTATATACTTCTTTGGTTAGGAACGATGCTACCCTTTAGATATAGCCTGTTTATGAAAGGTTATGACCTTGGAGGCAATGCGGCAAAATCCTTGCTGGGTAATAAAGCTTTGACTGAAAAAATCACAATGGGACTGACTATTGTCGGATTAATTGTTATCGGTGGTGTGGCCTCAACAACAGTTCAAGCGCCGGTATCCTATGTATATACTAACGGATCTATGTCTATTGAAGTACAAGCATTGTTAGATAAGATTATGCCAAACTTAGTTCCTTTACTTGTTACCGTTGCAGCATGGTTACTTGTGGCTAAGAAGAAAATGTCAGGAACAAAAGTTATGCTGATTATCGTGGCATTTGCGGCGGTAATGGTGGCTCTTGGAATTATGTAG